The sequence tctttatataatacatCTTTATCTTTAAGGTACGTGTAAATTTCCTTGCAATGTGTATCATAGTTAGGAACGATACCTTTTAGCGTGTTATAGTCCACAAAGTaatcatataattcttttcttttcctccagTCATCTTTCATAACCATATGAAAATCAGGTTGACATTTATCGTAATATGCTGTTTTTGATGAATTCTTAATAAGATCATTCCACACACTTTGAAGTTCACCAAAACTAatggcacttttttttaaatctttgtattgttcatatattttaccgTATATCCAGTAATTTAAAAGTATGCATTCATCATAGGCCGAATTTTCattctccaattttttataagtattTGCTAAATAATTTAGAACCAGAGCACAAGGTCTTCTaagggcaatttttttcttaatactGTTAAGTGAAGTACATAcatcattatattttcttacaTTCTCAACACTATAATCcaatttttgataaaatttatcTGATGGTAACCATAATTCCCTTTCTATGAAGTATtgctaaataaaaagaaaaatatatgtatgcttaaatatatattttgcagAGTTTGTTTCATTtctaattataaaaaatgcgaccaaaatgggaaacaaTAATACCCACAGAAAGCATATATTACGCTAAATTTTCCCGAAAGTAATGATTCCGCCATTAcgaattatgataaaaaatacgaCGATTTTTAGATAAATAGTATTagtaaattaatatattctgATTAGCTTAATTCTATTTGGAATAAGATATATGTTAAGGGATTATGTAAATTTGTACCCCCTTTATTTTACCTTATTATCCAGTTAAAGTGCATAAcatttatatcatatatagAACATAAAGGATCCAATGAAATTCTGTccttaaataaattatggaagagataaataaattgcaTATGTTTATGGAAATAACATCATGTTTTAATGTAATAGTTACTATCGAAAAATATAGATAGGCGTAACTTGATTTCGtagtatttataaaaatatgctcaatttaatatatatatagatggatgttcaatttttaataaatgatattataaaGGGActcaaataaataataaatatggaGAGTAACttaaatgtggaaaaaatatgctcatTCCGTtatacttttataatataataagaaaGTTCATggttataatatattaaatgttttcttttaaactCCAAATTTATTGCTTTATATAATAGCAAATAACAttctataataattaaaaaaatatatatatatataattgaaaCATTAAAGTAAAGATATTTATTGTGGGCATAATTTGATCGCAAAGTATGTAAAGTTAGTTATTTgttggataaaaaaaataattcttcatattgtaaaatatgtaataattttacacTATGATAAGAGATACGTAAATGTGGAAAACATTAATCAGGTATCTTGCTGATAATAGTATTCGCAGTTATTGAATATTTAATTGATACGTATTAGCTTAagtatatatgcaaaataatttaatataataatatgtaataCATGTTTttgatgattattttttaaagcaaatttatttaaattttgattttattaGAATTTAgttaatattattgttatgcatatatattaactttattttttatcaatatggattaaaatatactttaatttatctatttttttattttaaatacacatataaaatacatattttctgttaatcattcattcattatgcgcatatattatgaatattcattaaaaaataatatttatttaccgTTTTTTCggaaaatattaattgaaaatgaatttataaaaatatattatttattatatttttggacttcctttattactttttatattaattattgtattaaaaaaatatatttttttcaaattattacttctacatgttttataattaatgataCGATACTGACTAAcaatttcttatatatatatatatatatatatatatataggtaaaataaagttaaaaacgatatttattttaacaaatatacTATAGCGAATTATCTTTTATTTAAGATAATATTCGTTTTATTTCAATTATTATTGAACGTACCAGCTCATTTTAAGTGTTAAATAAAGCATTTACGATCTATATGTTATTATGACCCTTTGTATTATACtacttatattattatataaaatacataataaatttattttgcattatgTAGAAGTTTAAAATacaataaatttgttaaatacaaaataaataacaaaattaaattagttaaatataatattcccgcgaataatattaaatagtattcatttaataattataaaaagcatcaaaatatgaacagtgttaaaaaaaatcttttttaattattgtatagatattatatgtaattaacttaacaagtaaaataaaaaccaaaatataaaaaaaaaaataagagcttattttatgaaaacattttagttttttttgtgtaatatgtaaattaagAACATATCattattgttttatataattaaatattttaaaatgacaaATATCATTTCAGTGCGATCAATATATCTTCATAAAGTTATATGGGAAATCAGTGAAAAATTGATTAATATACTGAGtatattattcttatatttattattattttatttgagctattttttcgtatgattatttttcttattccttttataattattatataaaattgatgtTTTTGTATCATTCCTACTTTAATAATGtcttattatcattttaaataattttatatggttctaattttatttacttgcataataataatttattaattgtgATACACTATGTAATAAGTTTTATTCCCATTATTTTTGAGTGAATTCTTTGATTTATGTAGCACATATGGAATTTCTTGATTTAAACTTTTCTTTAtacttttttcccttttgtgagCATTTAAGCATGAACGGAATTATATAAACTAttagaaagggaaaaaatatatattaaaaatacattaattataatatagtaATTCTTTTCTGAAGGTATATAACTGAagttttatcataataattatatattggCTTGTTAACAAATTGTTATAAATCATTTTATctttcattaaattttactttaaattataatttaatggTAACAATTCAAAATACTAAtattatttccattttttattttatctgaATCAACACAATTCTATAGTTAAGTTTACTCTAGCTAGGAACAATTACAGTATTATTTCTAagtttaaatttgttaattgATTCATCGTATTCCGAAGTGTTCAAAAGATTATAATTATCGTAAAAAGGTGTTTCATTACCAGATTTTTCCAAACTAGTTGTTAAATACTTTGAAACTATGCGAAGGTTGTTTTAAAGACACTCTTATTATTTATACAGATAAGTGGATGACAATCATCATAATAATCCACTATATCTTTATTGTAATAGtttatgtattaataaaCAACATTTAATTTGAATCCTAGagttcattatattttataaaatagtaTGATAATAGCATGAATTGAATGATAATAATCTCATACTGcatgtatattaaatttaattcttcaaaaatattGTGTTCATTCTATgctaaatataataaaatatgagaaTTTTtggatatatattatacatgaataaaaatgtactatTTAAGACAagataatattatataacaaaattgttaaggagttatgttattttacagaaattatttttacatgatatagatataaaaataataaattataattttttagatatacatttaaaagatcaaagaaaattatatcattcgaattattatgaaacactaaaataatattattttcgtaataaaataatttgaacaCATTGAAATATACCATGCTAAAATAGAATTAcgtataatttaattttctaGAACATAATACATTCGTAgattatattcataaaatatatagaataatcttaaaattttaatactactatataaacaaataatatatttttcataatatattaaaattaaaaacatcaATAAAAGCATATGTTACAcgacaaaaaacaaaacattCATATTTTAGTAAAGTAATATGTATTAATAGACAATTATATTACGAATAATTTTCAATAAGAAAATATCATTTCATCACGGGGAAAACTCACATTATTACACTCTACATTAATCATTACTAACATACATCGGTAATACGAATACAAATTATGCATTACTAAAAAGCAAATGTAtatgttctttttaaagAGTAATTAATCACATTTACCACTGCATACAATTTACCGtgcattaaataatataatagatGTACATGAATCTATTTACTTAcgatttaaatatatataaaatgatagTACTTGttttatgtttataaatACGGTTCTCTAATATTTTCAGAAAAAACATGTATTTTATAcgttttctttaatttttattttttttattttagtcTTTTTAGTATTTGTGatacaaaatattatcatttttttatgctattttttttactactcCATTTGTTAATTATGTTTCATGTAATTtatactttttctttaattctacaaaaataatattattatatactatATTCAGATTCGGAATCTAGTGATGACTGATATGCTAGTGTGTATCTGCTGTCTTCCATATCTGAATTATCCTGTGAATCATGCATTCTATAAGCGAatttagtttttttccttttagcTTGTGGCGCACTAGAACGTATCCATGAGTCAAATGATATATACTAATATTAGGGGAAACATAGAtatgtgtataaatatattttttatatagtggtaattttttattaaagtgtattaataaatgtttaGAACAGTTTTATTACTAACATTGAACAAAAATAGAAAGACGAAAGCCATTAAGGACATAACAACTAATCGAACTACAACAGAAGATACTATATCATTTCCGATTGGTGTTAAGCGTTTCATTTTATCAGTGCATTTTGTCGCTTTCGTCATATGCTATTCATAATATACTCCGATCTTTATTAATTCCCAGCAAAAATGAGTGTTATGTTTCGGTTTACATTTACCTGCATATTGTTcatataattca is a genomic window of Plasmodium vivax scf_7144 genomic scaffold, whole genome shotgun sequence containing:
- a CDS encoding variable surface protein Vir32/4, putative (encoded by transcript PVX_105700A) — protein: MAESLLSGKFSQYFIERELWLPSDKFYQKLDYSVENVRKYNDVCTSLNSIKKKIALRRPCALVLNYLANTYKKLENENSAYDECILLNYWIYGKIYEQYKDLKKSAISFGELQSVWNDLIKNSSKTAYYDKCQPDFHMVMKDDWRKRKELYDYFVDYNTLKGIVPNYDTHCKEIYTYLKDKDVLYKEYSKHCSKTDNSMCPDFFAKNNEKDPNALLKKLSCYEEMRSMEALKLEQRQASAETDPGLTVVAASLPLNSQKARDGTNPVTNSGNVLLGVVVTSMTSGALYKFTPLGRMLRNGLGWNRNNINLHDNGLFEYAPGSFNPYSMGGDEHYIGYQPA